One part of the Deltaproteobacteria bacterium genome encodes these proteins:
- a CDS encoding glycine cleavage system aminomethyltransferase GcvT gives AGIKDVIFSTTGYTGAGGCEIYVKNADAESLWKAVFSAGEEYGIRPIGLGARDTLRLEARLSLYGHEITDETNPLEAGLSWVVKFDKGDFVGRSALEKIKAAGLRRQIVGFKLLDKGIPRQGYPIVNTDKQPVGVVTSGTFSPTLQVGIGLGYVPTELIAIGTKFNIDIRGTLKLAEVVATPFYERSF, from the coding sequence TTGCCGGCATTAAAGATGTGATATTTTCAACAACCGGATATACCGGAGCAGGCGGATGTGAGATCTATGTAAAAAATGCAGATGCTGAATCTCTCTGGAAAGCTGTCTTCAGTGCAGGTGAGGAATATGGAATCAGGCCAATCGGTCTTGGAGCCAGAGATACCTTGAGACTCGAAGCCCGCTTGAGTCTTTACGGACACGAAATCACCGATGAAACAAATCCACTGGAAGCGGGACTCAGTTGGGTGGTGAAATTCGATAAGGGAGATTTCGTCGGCAGAAGTGCTCTTGAAAAAATTAAAGCGGCGGGACTTCGAAGACAGATTGTCGGTTTTAAACTTTTGGATAAAGGAATCCCTCGCCAAGGTTATCCCATCGTCAACACCGATAAACAACCCGTTGGCGTTGTCACGAGCGGCACTTTTTCACCGACACTCCAAGTTGGAATCGGATTGGGCTATGTGCCAACCGAATTAATCGCGATTGGAACAAAATTTAACATTGACATCCGAGGAACGTTGAAGCTAGCAGAGGTCGTAGCAACACCGTTCTATGAAAGGTCATTCTGA